The following is a genomic window from Verrucomicrobiota bacterium.
GATGAATCGTCCGACGCGTTCACGCGCGTGGTGGATCGTTTGCTGAATTCGCCGCGGTTCGGCGAGCGCTGGGCGCGGCACTGGCTCGATGTGGCGCGCTACGCCGACACCAAAGGCTATGTTTTCGAAGAGGAACGCCGGTTTCCGTACTCCTACACCTACCGCGATTACGTGATCCGCGCGTTCAACGACGACTTGCCGTTCGATCAGTTCGTGCTCCAACAAATCGCGGCGGATCACCTGTCGCTGGGCGAGGACAAACGCACGCTGGCAGCGCTGGGCTTTCTCACGCTGGGCCGGCGTTTTCTGAATAACCAGAATGACATCATCGACGACCGGATCGACGTGGTGACACGCGGGTTCATGGGCTTGACGGTGGCTTGCGCGCGGTGCCACGACCACAAGTACGATCCGATTCCCACGGCCGACTATTATTCTTTGCACGGCGTTTTCGCGAGTTCCTCCGAACCGACAGAGCAACCGCGGCTGGGCACGACCCCAAACGCCAAGGCCTACGACGATTACCTGGCCGAACGCAAGAAACGCCAGGAAGAGCTGGAGAGTTTCCGCATTGCGAAAGAGAAGGAAGCGTTGACCCAGGTTCGGCAACGGACCGGTGAATACTTGCTGGCGGCCTACGACGGGCGTTTCCTGGGCAATCCATCGAGAGGCGAAGGCTTCGCGCGCGAACGCAAATTGCACCCGGCCACGCTGCAACGTTGGATGTCGCGCCTGGAAACCTGGGGCAAGGAGCATCACCCCGTTTTTGCGCCCTGGGTTGCTTTCACCGGCTTTCCAACCAACGAATTCGCGTCGAAGGCACGCGAGTTCACACTCGGTCTGGCGGTCGGACGACAGTCGGTGTCCAGTTCTCCCGACGACTCCGAAACCGACGTAACGCCAGCGACAAAATCGCCCCTCACCCTTACCCTCTCCCCATCCGATGGGGAGAGGGTAGGGAGAGGGGCGATCGGTCGTTCGGATTCGACCCTTGCAGTCAATCCCTTCGTCGCGCTCGCCTTCGCGGGTGAACCTCCAGCTTCGATGAAAGACGTGGCGGAGCGTTACGGAAAACTCTTCGCGGACGTGGACAAACGCTGGCAGGAAACGCTGCTGGCTTTTGAGAAGGCGTCCGGAAGCAGCGATGCGAAATCCGCGCCGCCCGCGGGTTTTGCGGATCCCAATCTGGAAGCGCTCCGGCAGATTCTCTACGGTGCGGATTCTCCCGCCAATGTGCCCTCTTCCGAGTTTCGGAGACTGTTCGACGTTCCGACGGCCCAGCGCTTCCGCGCGCTTCAGCGCAAGGTGGATGAACTCGATGCCATGCATCCGGGCGCGCCACCGCGGGCCATGGCGTTGGTCGATAACACCTCGCCTTCCAATCCTCGCGTCTTCATTCGCGGCAATCCAAACAATCCCGGCTCCGAAGTGCCCCGCCAATTCCTGGCGGTCCTGGCCGGCGCGAAGCGCGAGCCATTCAAGAAAGGCAGCGGCCGGCTCGAACTCGCTCAAGCCATCGCCAGCCGCGACAATCCGCTGACCGCCCGCGTTTTTGTGAATCGGGTTTGGTTGAGTCTTTTCGGCGTCGGGCTGGTGCGCACGCCGAGTGATTTCGGCGTGCGCTGCGATCCGCCTTCCCATCCGGAACTGCTCGACCACCTGGCGTCGCGCTTCATGGAGGAAGGCTGGTCGGTCAAGAAACTGATTCGTTCGGTCGTGCTTTCGAGTGTGTATCAGCAGGGTAGCGATCACAACCCGCGCTGGGCACAGATCGACCCGAACAATCAATGGCTCTGGCGGATGAACCGCCGCCGCATGGACCTCGAAGCCATGCGCGATTCGCTCCTGACCGTCGCCGGCAAACTGGACCTCACGGCCGGCGGCCGCGCCGTCGATATCACGACCGAACCGTTCGCCGCGCGCCGCACGATTTACGGATTCATCGAGCGCCAGAATTTGCCCGGCATGTTTCGCACATTCGATTTCGCCAACCCGGACACGACGAGTCCGCAGCGATTTTCGACTACGGTGCCGCAGCAAGCGCTCTACATGCTGAACAGTCCTTTCGTGACGCAACAGGCGCGGCAATTCGTCGCCCGGGCGGAGTTCAAGGCGCAGCCGGACGATGCAGGGCGCTTGAAGGCGCTTTATCGGCTGGCGTACCAGCGCGACCCGGCGCCGGATGAAATCGAGATAGCGGTCAAGTTCCTCAAGGACCAGCGAACCGTGTCGCAACTGATTTCCGAGCCTGTCGTGTGGGCGTATGGAACGGGCCAGTATGACGACGCGGCCAAGCGAGTCAGCGAGTTCCGGCCCCTGCCTCACTTCACAGGCCAGGCCTGGCAGGGCGGACCGAAATTGCCGGACCCGAAATGGGGTTGGGTGATGCTGACGGCCACGGGCGGCCATGCCGGAAATGATCGCCAGCACGCCGCAATCCGGCGGTGGACTGCCCCTTTCGACGCCGTCGTGACCATCAGCGGCACTTTGGGTCACGATACAGACAAAGGGGACGGAGTTCAGGGCCGAATTGTTTCCAGCCGCTTGGGCGAATTGGGAAGTTGGATGGCGCAGAAGGCAAAGCACGAGACGAAACTCGATCGCGTGGAAGTTTACAAAGGCGACACGATTGATTTCGTCGTCGATTGCCGCGAGAGCGTCGATTCGGACGGTTTCATCTGGGCGCCGGCGGTTCGCGTGCAAACCACAGGCTCGCGCGCCCAAGCGGGCGCGGCCACGGATTGGGACGCGAAGTCGGACTTCAGCGGCTCGAAAGAAGCGCCCAAACCACTGAGCGCCTGGGAGAAATTCGCGCAAGTCCTCCTTATGTCGAACGAGTTGGTGTTTGTGGATTAGTCGGATCCGTCAGGAGAGATGGGGACCGCACGCGGCCTCGCGTGCGGTGGTCGGCGCCCTCGCCGACCAGGTCACTGTTTAGTGAGAGGGTTTCAACGACGCACCGACTGGCGAGGCGCCAGTCGGAACACGCGAAGGCGCGTATCCTCCCCATCCCTTCTTCAATTCATTTCCGACTGACCGCCTCAAACCTTGCCCGCAAAGCGTATGTGCATTAGTCTGCGCCGCGCTTGAAAAAGAACAGCCGCCCTGAAATCCCCCGCAAAGCGATCTACCGCTTGTCCGTCTATTTGCGGTGCCTGCTCCGGCTCAAGGAGAATGAAATCCGGACCGTGTCCAGCGAAGCGCTGGCGCGTGCGGCCCGCGTCAAGCCCACCCAATTGCGCAAGGACCTGGCGTATTTCGGACAGTTCGGGACGCGCGGTCTGGGTTACGACGTCGCCCAGCTCAGCAAAATGATTTCCGATCTGCTGCGCACGACACGCCTTCAGCCCGTGATTCTCGTGGGCGTCGGCAACCTGGGCCTGGCCTTGCTTTCCTACCGCGGTTTCGAACCCGAAGGTTTTGAAATCGTCGCCGCGTTTGACGTCGATCTGCGCAAGCGCAACAAGCAAGTGCCCCAGCCTATTTATCCGATGGAGAAGCTGGCCGAGATTGTCCGGCAACGCGGCGTGAAGATGGCGATCCTGACCGTGCCGGCCTCTGCCGCCCAGGAAGTCGCCAACACGCTCGTCCAGTGCGGCATCACCGGCATTCTGAACTTCTCCCCCATTGTCCTGCACGTGCCGGAGGATGTGATGGTGAACGACGTGAACCTGGCGATTGAGCTGGAGAATTTGAGTTACTTTATCCAGCAATGACTGGATGGGTTGAATCCTGAACAGGAGGCAACAGTTCGTGAATACCGCATGGGTTCCGAGGGCGGCTCCATCGTGCTCGAAAAAGTCGACGGGAAATGGCGCGCCATAAAAATCCTCAGCCGCTGGATCACGTAGATCACGTAGCCAAGCCCGCCTCCTGAGTTGTCAAACGCTCGTTCATGCCTCAGATTATGGGGAGTCCAGAATGCGCCGATTCAAGTTCACTCATCCGGCTAGCCGCAACCTCGTTCGGTTCCAAACGGGGTTGAACGTGGCGGAAAGAGCCTTCTGCTTCCGTGCCGTTTTGCTCGTGGCGTTCGCCATTCAACCTCTCGCTGTGCCAGGCGCGCCGGTCTCCTTCCGCAACGACGTCATGGCGGTGCTCTCGAAAGCCGGCTGCAATGCCGGCACCTGTCACGGGAACAAGAACGGCAAAGGCGGCTTCAAGTTGTCCCTGCGCGGGCAGGATCCGGACACGGATTATCAAACGTTGACTCGAGATGCCCTGGGCCGGCGGATTAATTCGCTCGACCCAGATCAAAGCCTCCTTTTGCTCAAACCGACCGCTAGGGTCTCGCACGAGGGAGGCTCGCGCTTCCACAAAGAGTCGGAGGAATTTCAGATTCTCCGCCGATGGATTGCCGTTGGGATGGCGAACGACGCCGATTCTGCTCCAATGCTCCGGCGTCTGGAGGTGTCGCCAGCCGAGGCCATCCTGGTCGAACCGGCCAATCGCGTCCCACTGCGCGTTCAGGCCAGCTTCTCCGATGGGACCTCGCGGGATGTCACCGCCTTGACGGTTTACGAGACCTCCAATGGCCTGGCCAAGGTGAGCCAGGACGGCCTGGCTGAACGCGCCGGCTTTGGAGAAACGACGATTCTCGCGCGCTACTTGCACCTCCAGCAACCGGTTCGCCTGGCGTTTGTGCCCTCGCGGCCTGAGTTCGCCGGAGCGAGCCCCCTCGCGCAAAATTACATCGACGAACACATCTTGGCCAAACTCCGCCGGTTGCGGATGAATCCGTCCGACCTGTGCTCCGACGCGGTGTTTCTGCGACGCGCTTATTTGGACTTGCTGGGGCTTTTGCCGAGCTCCTGTGAAGCGCAGGTTTTCCTGGACGATTCCTCGCCGAGCAAGCGCGCCCGGCTCATCGAGACGTTGCTCGAACGTCCGGAGTTCGCGGATTTCTGGGCGCTGAAATGGGCGGATGTTTTGCGCAATGAAGCACACTCGCTCGATGCCAAGGGCGTGCAGAATTTCTATCACTGGATTCGCCAGAGCATCGCGGACCACAAACCGCTCGATCGGTTCGTGCGCGAGCTTCTCACTACCCGCGGCAGCACGTACAGCAATCCCGCGGCGAACTACCACCGGCCCAATCGGGATCCCGCCACGCGCGCCAAGGCCGCGGCGCAGGTTTTTCTCGGCGTCCGTCTCCAATGCGCCGAATGCCACAATCATCCGTTCGATCGCTGGACCCAGGACGATTATTACGACTGGTCCAGCGTATTCTCCAAAGTGAGTTACAAGGTTTTGGAAAACAAACGCGACATCGGGAGCGACAAGCACGAATGGAAAGGCGAACAAGTCGTCTTCGCGTCGCGTCGCGGCGCCGTGGTGAATCCGCGCACCGGACAGCCCGCGCGACCGCGCCTGCTCGGAACGGCAGCCACGGCTGGTCTGCAGGACGGCGACGCGCTGAACGAACTGGCGGAGTGGCTGACCAGTCCAGAGAACCTTCAATTCGCGCGCGTGCAGGCCAATCGCATCTGGTTCCATCTGATGGGGCGCGGGCTGGTTGAGCCGATCGACGATTTCCGCGCCACCAATCCGCCTTCGCATCCCGAACTGCTGGACGCGCTGGCCCGTGATTTCATCGAGCACGGTTTCGACCTCCGCCATCTGGTGCGCGTGATCGTGGCTTCCCGAACCTATCAACTGAGCTCTGAGCCGAACGAATCGAATGCGGACGATGAGGCCAACTATTCTCATGTTTTGGTGAGGCGTCTCACGGCGGAGCAACTGCTGGATGCCCAGAGTCAGGTCGCGGGAGTTCCGCTGAGGTTCGCCGGCCTTCCCGCCGGACTCCGCGCCGCGCAACTTCCGGGAGTGCGGCCCGAAGCCAAAGGCCAGCGACGGTCCAATCAAATGGATCAATTCTTGGAAATCTTCGGGAAACCGCCGCGATTGTTGACTTCCGAGACCGAACGTTCTTGCGAGTGCAACATGAGCCAGGCGTTCCAGATGATCAGCGGCCCCACGGTGAACGAACTGATTTCCGAGAAAAGAAACCGCATCAGCGACCTGCTTGCCTCCGGCAAGTCCGCTCGCGAGATGATCGCGGAGTTGCATTGGACGGCGCTGAGCACCGGGCCATCGGACGAGCCACTGAATCGTTTGGCCGCGATGGTCGATCAAACCGGCGATCACCGGGCCGCGTTGGAAGACATTCTTTGGGGCCTGCTCAATTCCAAGGAGTTCTTGTTCCGAAGATAAGGCCCGTCGGCTCGCATCTCAAAGATCGAATCTCGGCATTGCCCCTGCTCTTAGAGCGTGTCCGAAAATTCCGCGGGGTCCTGTTTTCGCGCCAAAGGCCGGATGGCGAGGCGCAACGAAGGAGAATATCCTCCCTGGATCTTCGACTGAGGAGCAACGAAGCCAGGCGGCCTTTGGCGCGAAAACCCTCCGGGCGGCGGGTCTTTTGTCCGTGGCCTGCGTTGGCTCGGTCCTTACAGCCCGCGTTGGGGATGCTCGGACCTCGCCGCCTTGGCCACAGCCAAAATCCCTCGCCGCAGGACCCCGCGCAATTTTCGGACACGCTCTTAGACCTTCGCCAATACTCCTTTGGATTGGCATTGATTCCTTCGGGTGAAGGGACAGGAAGAGCGGCCTTGTGCATTGGGTCGCTCT
Proteins encoded in this region:
- a CDS encoding DUF1553 domain-containing protein, with protein sequence MTLPTFCTFWAPGASILALVCNTGLSLAAAPSAAGVEFFETKIRPLFVEHCYKCHSAQSEKVKGGLSLDTRQGLLKGGDSGSAIVPGDPDRSLLIKAVRYADEHLQMPPKDKKLSSDQIADLEAWVRMGAPDPRIGLPSTLNSQLSTNQHWAFQPVRKPPVPGVKDSDWIQTPIDAFVLAKLEANGLAPSPLADKRTLIRRASYDLTGLPPTSQEVADFLSDESSDAFTRVVDRLLNSPRFGERWARHWLDVARYADTKGYVFEEERRFPYSYTYRDYVIRAFNDDLPFDQFVLQQIAADHLSLGEDKRTLAALGFLTLGRRFLNNQNDIIDDRIDVVTRGFMGLTVACARCHDHKYDPIPTADYYSLHGVFASSSEPTEQPRLGTTPNAKAYDDYLAERKKRQEELESFRIAKEKEALTQVRQRTGEYLLAAYDGRFLGNPSRGEGFARERKLHPATLQRWMSRLETWGKEHHPVFAPWVAFTGFPTNEFASKAREFTLGLAVGRQSVSSSPDDSETDVTPATKSPLTLTLSPSDGERVGRGAIGRSDSTLAVNPFVALAFAGEPPASMKDVAERYGKLFADVDKRWQETLLAFEKASGSSDAKSAPPAGFADPNLEALRQILYGADSPANVPSSEFRRLFDVPTAQRFRALQRKVDELDAMHPGAPPRAMALVDNTSPSNPRVFIRGNPNNPGSEVPRQFLAVLAGAKREPFKKGSGRLELAQAIASRDNPLTARVFVNRVWLSLFGVGLVRTPSDFGVRCDPPSHPELLDHLASRFMEEGWSVKKLIRSVVLSSVYQQGSDHNPRWAQIDPNNQWLWRMNRRRMDLEAMRDSLLTVAGKLDLTAGGRAVDITTEPFAARRTIYGFIERQNLPGMFRTFDFANPDTTSPQRFSTTVPQQALYMLNSPFVTQQARQFVARAEFKAQPDDAGRLKALYRLAYQRDPAPDEIEIAVKFLKDQRTVSQLISEPVVWAYGTGQYDDAAKRVSEFRPLPHFTGQAWQGGPKLPDPKWGWVMLTATGGHAGNDRQHAAIRRWTAPFDAVVTISGTLGHDTDKGDGVQGRIVSSRLGELGSWMAQKAKHETKLDRVEVYKGDTIDFVVDCRESVDSDGFIWAPAVRVQTTGSRAQAGAATDWDAKSDFSGSKEAPKPLSAWEKFAQVLLMSNELVFVD
- a CDS encoding redox-sensing transcriptional repressor Rex, translating into MKKNSRPEIPRKAIYRLSVYLRCLLRLKENEIRTVSSEALARAARVKPTQLRKDLAYFGQFGTRGLGYDVAQLSKMISDLLRTTRLQPVILVGVGNLGLALLSYRGFEPEGFEIVAAFDVDLRKRNKQVPQPIYPMEKLAEIVRQRGVKMAILTVPASAAQEVANTLVQCGITGILNFSPIVLHVPEDVMVNDVNLAIELENLSYFIQQ
- a CDS encoding DUF1553 domain-containing protein, producing the protein MRRFKFTHPASRNLVRFQTGLNVAERAFCFRAVLLVAFAIQPLAVPGAPVSFRNDVMAVLSKAGCNAGTCHGNKNGKGGFKLSLRGQDPDTDYQTLTRDALGRRINSLDPDQSLLLLKPTARVSHEGGSRFHKESEEFQILRRWIAVGMANDADSAPMLRRLEVSPAEAILVEPANRVPLRVQASFSDGTSRDVTALTVYETSNGLAKVSQDGLAERAGFGETTILARYLHLQQPVRLAFVPSRPEFAGASPLAQNYIDEHILAKLRRLRMNPSDLCSDAVFLRRAYLDLLGLLPSSCEAQVFLDDSSPSKRARLIETLLERPEFADFWALKWADVLRNEAHSLDAKGVQNFYHWIRQSIADHKPLDRFVRELLTTRGSTYSNPAANYHRPNRDPATRAKAAAQVFLGVRLQCAECHNHPFDRWTQDDYYDWSSVFSKVSYKVLENKRDIGSDKHEWKGEQVVFASRRGAVVNPRTGQPARPRLLGTAATAGLQDGDALNELAEWLTSPENLQFARVQANRIWFHLMGRGLVEPIDDFRATNPPSHPELLDALARDFIEHGFDLRHLVRVIVASRTYQLSSEPNESNADDEANYSHVLVRRLTAEQLLDAQSQVAGVPLRFAGLPAGLRAAQLPGVRPEAKGQRRSNQMDQFLEIFGKPPRLLTSETERSCECNMSQAFQMISGPTVNELISEKRNRISDLLASGKSAREMIAELHWTALSTGPSDEPLNRLAAMVDQTGDHRAALEDILWGLLNSKEFLFRR